A part of Liolophura sinensis isolate JHLJ2023 chromosome 1, CUHK_Ljap_v2, whole genome shotgun sequence genomic DNA contains:
- the LOC135463142 gene encoding xylan 1,4-beta-xylosidase-like, whose translation MAGQLLIGCVVLHVVVLVAHCDFPFRNISLSWEERVNDLVGRLTLDEIVPQMARTQPAPAIDRLGIKAHDWDTECLRGDVSSGDATSFPQALGLAATFSPSIIFRVAEATSVEVRAKYNNYTKYDVHGYHKGISCFSPVINIMRHPLWGRNQETYGEDPFMNGLYAQHFVAGLQGDHPRYVRASAGCKHFDVHGGPDSYPVSRSSFDAKVATRDWRLTFLPAFRMCVEAGTYSVMCSYNRINGVPACANKKLLTDVLRGEWGFTGYVVSDEAAIENIVYAHHYLNTSVQTVAACLNAGCNLELAPAKNEDRDFFMDMAQAVQDGSLTMDTVIERVKPLFYTRLRQGEFDPPEMNPYNRINLTVIESEPHITLAREAAVKSFVLLKNNNNFLPINTPSQYEKVAIVGPMSDNPSQLFGDYAPNNPPGYTITPFHGLQSIWPTISMASGCSATACTDYNSGDVEKAINGSNIVFVCLGTGQSLEAEGHDRMNMDLPGSQLQLLQDAVKYANGAPVVLLMFNAGPLDIAWADQNEAVSSILACFFPAQETGNALQQVLLGDESPAGRLPYTWYRSADQIPEITNYTMAERTYRYFTGDPLYPFGYGLSYTNFTYTDITIGSSSIQAGEPQTVSVTLHNSGAAISDEVVQVYISWVSPSTTMPQLQLVGYDRLRQIGPVVTSLTVKFVIDPRQMAQWDDSKEQFFIESGEIRVYAGGQQPNQKRSVASNVLQGSFQVTGQKFMGRF comes from the exons ATGGCAGGGCAACTGTTGATCGGCTGTGTGGTTCTGCACGTCGTCGTTCTCGTGGCACATTGTGATTTTCCCTTCAGGAATATTTCTTTGTCATGGGAGGAGCGGGTGAACGACCTAGTAGGCAGGCTCACACTGGATGAGATTGTCCCACAGATGGCGAGAACTCAGCCCGCACCAGCTATAGATCGGTTAGGCATCAAAGCGCACGATTGGGACACGGAATGTTTGCGGGGTGATGTCAGCAGTGGTGATGCTACGTCATTTCCACAGGCCCTTGGTCTAGCGGCAACTTTCAG CCCCAGCATTATTTTCCGTGTCGCCGAAGCCACATCCGTAGAAGTGCGAGCCAAGTACAACAACTACACTAAGTACGACGTACACGGTTATCACAAGGGCATCAGCTGTTTTAGTCCCGTTATCAACATCATGAGGCATCCTTTATGGGGAAGAAACCAG GAAACGTACGGCGAGGACCCATTCATGAACGGTCTGTACGCTCAGCATTTCGTGGCCGGCTTACAAGGAGATCACCCACGTTACGTCAGGGCAAGCGCCGGATGTAAACATTTTGACGTCCACGGTGGTCCGGACAGTTATCCTGTATCCAGATCTTCGTTTGATGCCAAG GTGGCGACCCGTGACTGGCGGTTGACGTTTCTTCCGGCATTCCGAATGTGTGTTGAAGCTGGAACCTATAGCGTAATGTGCAGCTATAACAG GATCAATGGAGTTCCAGCGTGCGCGAACAAAAAGTTACTGACAGATGTGCTGCGTGGCGAATGGGGATTCACGGGTTACGTTGTCAGTGACGAAGCCGCGATAGAGAACATCGTTTATGCTCATCATTACCTCAACACCAGTGTGCAAACTGTGGCCGCCTGTCTTAATGCGGGATGCAATTTGGAGCTTGCTCCTGCAAAAAATGAGGATAGAGACTTTTTCATGGATATGG CCCAAGCTGTTCAAGATGGAAGTCTCACAATGGACACGGTCATAGAGAGGGTGAAACCTCTGTTCTACACCAGACTGAGGCAGGGAGAGTTTGACCCACCGGAAATGAACCCCTATAACAGAATCAACCTAACGGTCATCGAGAGTGAACCTCATATAACTCTGGCCAGGGAGGCAGCGGTCAAGTCATTTGTCCTTctgaagaacaacaacaactttttaCCGATAAACACTCCGAGCCAATATGAAAAAGTTGCG ATCGTTGGACCGATGTCAGACAACCCCAGCCAGCTTTTCGGGGATTACGCCCCAAATAATCCACCGGGCTATACAATTACCCCGTTCCATGGACTTCAGTCCATCTGGCCTACCATCAGCATGGCCAGCGGCTGTTCGGCCACCGCGTGTACGGATTATAACAGCGGTGATGTGGAGAAGGCGATCAACGGATCCAACATCGTCTTCGTGTGTTTGGGAACAG GCCAGTCTCTTGAGGCTGAAGGACATGACAGGATGAACATGGATCTTCCAGGATCTCAGCTTCAGCTTTTACAAGATGCTGTAAAGTACG CGAATGGCGCCCCGGTGGTTCTGCTCATGTTTAACGCCGGACCTCTTGACATCGCCTGGGCAGACCAGAACGAGGCCGTTAGCTCCATCCTTGCCTGTTTCTTTCCGGCTCAGGAGACCGGAAATGCTCTACAGCAGGTGCTTCTGGGAGATGAAAGTCCAGCTGGCAGACTTCCATACACGTGGTACCGCTCAGCCGATCAG ATTCctgaaataacaaattacacaatGGCAGAGCGTACCTACCGTTACTTTACCGGAGACCCCCTATACCCGTTCGGCTATGGCCTATCCTATACCAACTTCACCTACACGGATATCACTATCGGGAGTTCATCAATACAGGCTGGTGAGCCTCAAACCGTGTCTGTAACCCTCCACAACTCGGGAGCCGCCATCAGTGATGAG GTGGTGCAGGTGTACATATCCTGGGTAAGCCCGAGTACCACGATGCCACAGTTACAACTGGTCGGCTACGATCGTCTGCGACAGATCGGTCCGGTGGTGACGTCACTAACTGTCAAGTTTGTGATTGATCCCCGCCAGATGGCGCAGTGGGACGATTCTAAAGAGCAATTTTTCATTGAGTCAG
- the LOC135480337 gene encoding baculoviral IAP repeat-containing protein 2-like, with product MDSLGKFYARSGARYSHYADRRARVNSFVGWPRDRGQRPQELANAGLFYTGNEDCTRCFYCGGGLRNWLPGDRPFVEHARWFADCQYIRSVKGDDFVNNVNINFPRHYQQTDGPSEEPQVAQNTTPVPDLHELVDKVIKQPCGEALLVLGYPPKLVRAAITNLLNASGWDETQITSEKLARITLEMEDAIGEFREVEPEKSHTVAFGEGKSTAVMDKPSPKSSSFNSPVLPERAREKAANGMHELLVENQRLKEQMKCKVCMDRDVTIALLPCSHLVTCDQCCVDLTYCPLCHQTIAARVKTYI from the exons ATGGACAGCCTTGGGAAATTCTATGCTAGGTCCGGGGCTCGTTACTCTCACTACGCAGACAGAAGAGCCCGAGTGAATTCCTTTGTCGGCTGGCCCCGTGACCGTGGACAAAGACCCCAGGAATTAGCAAACGCTGGACTGTTCTACACTG GAAACGAAGACTGCACCCGTTGTTTTTACTGCGGAGGTGGTTTACGGAACTGGCTTCCCGGAGATCGACCGTTCGTTGAGCATGCGCGATGGTTTGCGGATTGTCAGTATATACGTTCTGTAAAGGGGGACGACTTTGTCAACAACGTCAACATCAACTTTCCAAGACATTACCAG CAAACCGACGGTCCTAGTGAAGAACCCCAGGTCGCTCAGAACACAACCCCCGTTCCAG ATCTTCATGAATTAGTGGATAAGGTGATAAAACAACCGTGCGGAGAAGCTCTGCTTGTTTTAGGTTACCCTCCCAAACTTGTCCGAGCCGCAATTACAAATCTTCTCAATGCTTCCG GCTGGGATGAAACCCAAATTACGTCAGAAAAGCTGGCGAGGATCACCTTGGAAATGGAAGATGCCATTGGTGAATTCAGGGAAGTTGAGCCAGAAAAATCTCATACTGTcg CTTTTGGAGAAGGAAAGAGTACAGCTGTCATGGATAAACCCTCGCCtaaatcttcatcttttaactcaCCAGTTTTACCTGAGCGTGCCAGAG AAAAAGCGGCTAATGGTATGCACGAACTTTTGGTCGAAAACCAAAGGTTGAAGGAACAGATGAAGTGCAAGGTGTGCATGGACCGTGATGTAACCATCGCTTTGTTGCCTTGTAGTCACCTCGTCACTTGTGACCAATGCTGTGTTGACCTCACCTACTGTCCACTCTGTCATCAGACCATCGCCGCACGAGTGAAGACCTACATATAA